A single region of the Vibrio chagasii genome encodes:
- a CDS encoding nucleotidyltransferase family protein — protein MTQALLNQIAALIEQDPLRTKILECVAQLDLPQCYVAAGFVRNLVWDHLHGFDSPTPLNDIDVIYFDRGDYGYQSDIDYEAQLKQRLPELNWQVRNQANMHTRNQDKPYQSTLDAMSYWPEKETAIAVKKNCHGRIECISAFGLESLFNLKITPNPNRGRDVFDQRVLSKNWLTHWPKLTID, from the coding sequence ATGACCCAAGCATTGCTCAACCAAATCGCAGCCTTGATCGAACAAGATCCACTGCGAACAAAAATCTTAGAGTGTGTGGCTCAATTAGATCTACCACAATGCTATGTCGCCGCAGGCTTCGTAAGGAATCTAGTTTGGGATCACTTGCATGGCTTTGATAGCCCCACGCCGCTCAACGATATTGATGTGATCTACTTTGATCGCGGTGATTATGGTTACCAATCGGACATAGATTACGAAGCTCAGCTGAAACAGCGGCTACCTGAACTCAACTGGCAAGTTCGTAATCAAGCCAACATGCATACTCGAAACCAAGATAAACCTTATCAAAGTACGCTAGATGCAATGAGTTACTGGCCTGAGAAAGAAACCGCTATCGCAGTAAAGAAAAACTGCCATGGACGTATCGAGTGTATATCGGCTTTTGGTTTAGAGAGCCTGTTCAATTTGAAAATAACGCCAAACCCGAACCGCGGTCGGGACGTATTTGATCAACGAGTCCTATCTAAAAACTGGCTAACTCATTGGCCAAAGTTAACCATTGACTAG
- a CDS encoding bifunctional diaminohydroxyphosphoribosylaminopyrimidine deaminase/5-amino-6-(5-phosphoribosylamino)uracil reductase RibD → MNQQYMLQALEASRQALPDCQPNPPVGCVLVKNDKVVSVGYTQKVGGNHAEVEALNHYDGDMEGVTAYVTLEPCSFVGRTPACANTLVEAGVKHVVVAILDPDPRNNGRGVAILDSHGVKVDVGLCQAQASAFLTPYLGKS, encoded by the coding sequence ATGAACCAACAATACATGCTGCAAGCACTTGAAGCTTCGCGCCAAGCCCTACCCGATTGTCAACCAAACCCACCAGTGGGATGTGTTTTGGTGAAGAACGACAAAGTAGTGTCTGTTGGTTACACACAAAAGGTTGGTGGGAACCACGCTGAAGTCGAGGCACTGAATCACTATGATGGCGATATGGAAGGCGTAACAGCTTACGTGACATTAGAGCCGTGCTCTTTTGTCGGTAGGACACCAGCTTGTGCTAATACTCTGGTTGAAGCCGGTGTAAAACACGTTGTGGTTGCTATACTCGATCCAGATCCTCGCAACAACGGCCGCGGTGTAGCAATACTGGATTCGCATGGTGTGAAAGTTGACGTGGGGCTATGCCAAGCACAAGCGAGTGCCTTTTTAACCCCATATCTTGGTAAGTCTTAG
- a CDS encoding NUDIX hydrolase, translated as MIPLNTSIVAGVALSEIDGQTKMLLMKRVKGGYWCHVAGSIEAGETGWQAIVREFEEETKIEAKELYNAQFLEQFYEANVNVIQLIPIFAVLCPPDQAVELNHEHTEYRWCSLEEAKALAPFPNQHAVYDHIWAYFVDAPANPLYRVDVG; from the coding sequence ATGATTCCACTCAATACTTCGATTGTGGCTGGTGTCGCTCTTTCTGAGATCGACGGACAAACGAAAATGCTATTAATGAAACGCGTAAAGGGAGGCTATTGGTGTCATGTTGCAGGCTCGATTGAAGCGGGTGAAACTGGTTGGCAGGCAATCGTACGTGAATTTGAAGAAGAAACTAAAATCGAAGCGAAAGAGTTGTATAACGCTCAATTTTTGGAGCAGTTCTACGAGGCGAACGTCAATGTCATTCAACTTATCCCAATCTTTGCTGTACTTTGCCCGCCAGACCAAGCGGTAGAACTAAACCACGAGCACACTGAGTATCGATGGTGCAGTTTAGAAGAAGCGAAAGCGTTAGCGCCATTCCCCAACCAACATGCGGTTTATGATCATATCTGGGCATACTTTGTTGATGCGCCAGCTAACCCACTTTATCGAGTAGACGTGGGCTAG
- a CDS encoding RluA family pseudouridine synthase — MHSSKPTHDSETNHTPEHCFTRFQQPIESYSLPERFTFPFYYEPHPLCEIASHQLQQYLENQTDWQHDFGLDSDEGRGKMFGVLLVRSPEGELGYFSAFSGKIADQNLLPHFVPPVFDMLSSDSFFRQETADMMAVNAEFKALQVNAQYLELCEQLAQKKAQAEQEIEAQRLLIIEGRKTRKEQREQGKESLDEQAFEQLNQELSKASVADKNQQKYLKLNWEQTLNELQGKVDVFTTQLAELKERRAHLSHQLQHKLFSQYAFQNAEGNVEDLNQIFENTPNKIPPAGSGECAAPKLLQYAYLNGYTPLALAEFWWGRSPKSEIRKHKKYYASCQSKCVPILGHMMKGLEVDPNPLLENPAEGKELDILFQDEHIVVVHKPAGFLSVPGKTIKDSAYTRVQEMHPDVEGPFVIHRLDMATSGILIFALTRRTNKSLQKQFITREVEKRYVAMIEGVLTEDEGYVRLPLRGDLYDRPRQIVCYEHGKPAETKWEVIERNQDTTKVYLHPKTGRTHQLRVHCSHEEGLHMPIVGDGLYGNKADRLHLHAERLALHHPITKEWMDFQFDAEF, encoded by the coding sequence ATGCACTCATCAAAACCAACGCACGACTCAGAGACCAACCATACACCTGAGCACTGCTTCACTCGCTTTCAACAGCCGATCGAGTCATATTCGTTGCCTGAGCGCTTCACCTTTCCGTTCTATTACGAACCGCATCCGTTGTGTGAAATTGCGTCTCACCAACTTCAACAATACCTAGAAAACCAAACCGATTGGCAGCACGACTTCGGGCTGGATTCTGACGAAGGTCGCGGCAAGATGTTTGGTGTACTACTAGTAAGAAGCCCTGAAGGTGAACTTGGTTACTTCTCTGCATTCTCAGGGAAAATCGCCGATCAAAACCTACTGCCGCACTTTGTTCCACCGGTATTCGACATGCTGAGCAGTGACAGTTTTTTCCGTCAAGAAACCGCAGATATGATGGCGGTGAACGCCGAATTTAAAGCGCTGCAGGTCAACGCTCAATACCTTGAGTTGTGCGAACAATTGGCACAGAAAAAAGCGCAGGCAGAGCAAGAGATCGAAGCTCAACGCTTGTTGATCATTGAAGGTCGTAAAACGCGTAAAGAGCAACGAGAGCAAGGTAAAGAGAGCCTTGATGAGCAAGCTTTTGAGCAACTAAACCAAGAGTTAAGCAAAGCCAGCGTTGCAGATAAAAACCAACAGAAATACCTGAAGCTCAATTGGGAACAAACCCTAAACGAGCTACAAGGCAAGGTGGATGTATTTACTACTCAATTGGCTGAACTAAAAGAGCGAAGAGCGCACCTGTCTCATCAACTTCAACACAAGTTGTTTTCACAATACGCTTTCCAAAATGCGGAAGGTAATGTCGAAGACCTTAACCAGATCTTTGAAAACACACCAAATAAAATACCACCGGCAGGCTCTGGTGAATGTGCTGCGCCAAAACTTCTACAATATGCCTATTTGAATGGCTACACGCCATTGGCATTAGCTGAATTTTGGTGGGGCCGCTCTCCGAAATCGGAGATCCGCAAACACAAGAAATACTACGCCTCTTGCCAGAGCAAATGTGTACCGATACTTGGCCATATGATGAAAGGCCTTGAAGTGGATCCAAACCCGTTGTTAGAGAATCCAGCAGAGGGCAAAGAGCTCGATATCCTGTTTCAAGATGAGCATATCGTTGTGGTACATAAGCCAGCAGGGTTCCTTTCAGTACCGGGCAAGACCATCAAAGATTCTGCCTACACTCGCGTTCAGGAAATGCATCCTGATGTGGAAGGGCCGTTCGTGATACACCGCTTAGACATGGCGACCTCTGGCATTCTAATATTCGCCCTGACTCGACGAACAAATAAAAGCCTGCAGAAGCAGTTCATTACTCGTGAAGTCGAGAAGCGATACGTCGCGATGATTGAAGGCGTTCTGACCGAAGATGAGGGTTATGTTCGATTACCGCTGCGTGGTGACCTGTACGATCGTCCTCGTCAAATTGTCTGCTACGAGCACGGCAAACCTGCAGAAACTAAATGGGAAGTGATTGAACGCAATCAAGACACCACCAAGGTTTATCTGCACCCTAAAACAGGACGCACACACCAGTTACGTGTGCACTGTTCACATGAAGAAGGGCTACATATGCCTATCGTCGGTGATGGATTGTATGGCAACAAAGCTGACCGTCTTCACCTACATGCAGAAAGACTTGCCCTACACCACCCAATTACCAAAGAGTGGATGGATTTCCAATTCGATGCAGAGTTCTAA
- a CDS encoding alpha/beta hydrolase family protein: MKRTHLLFTSLLFLCSSAIASGVGFTQVTLTDNPNRLLNTAIWYPARDASDTTLIGDNPAFIGTQVIKGADIQSGTFPVILLSHGYRGNWRNQNWLATKLASKGYIVAAADHPGTTSFDHSPKQAAKWWERPRDVSRILDYLLSAPQWKQSANADNVTAIGHSLGGWTVMQLAGARIDRQTFEADCLIYPNPRTCGLAEELGLDKVQAAEPNNKDLSDPRIQRVVSLDLGLARSFSIVSLNAIKVPTLILAAGVDIGDLPQALESGYIAEHVPLNSRRYKVYEKAAHFSFIQGCKPGAIAMLNEEVPGDGIICKYGIGTSRDQLHQLFFNDIVRFLN; the protein is encoded by the coding sequence ATGAAACGGACACATTTACTGTTCACATCCCTACTTTTCCTTTGCAGTTCAGCCATCGCTTCCGGTGTCGGATTCACTCAAGTCACCTTAACTGACAATCCTAATCGCCTGCTAAACACTGCCATTTGGTATCCCGCGAGAGATGCATCAGACACAACCTTAATTGGCGATAACCCCGCCTTTATCGGTACACAAGTCATCAAAGGCGCAGACATTCAATCCGGTACTTTTCCAGTAATACTGCTATCGCACGGCTACCGAGGAAACTGGCGCAATCAAAACTGGTTAGCGACCAAACTTGCGAGTAAAGGCTACATCGTAGCGGCAGCTGATCATCCGGGAACCACCTCTTTCGACCATTCTCCAAAGCAAGCAGCGAAATGGTGGGAAAGACCACGAGATGTATCACGTATTCTGGATTACCTGTTATCTGCCCCACAGTGGAAGCAGTCTGCTAACGCCGACAATGTGACTGCAATCGGGCATTCATTGGGTGGCTGGACAGTAATGCAATTGGCGGGAGCAAGAATCGATAGGCAAACCTTTGAAGCGGATTGTCTCATATACCCTAACCCACGAACTTGTGGACTTGCTGAAGAGCTAGGGCTCGACAAAGTCCAAGCTGCAGAGCCAAACAATAAAGATCTTTCAGATCCAAGAATTCAACGTGTAGTCAGCCTTGATTTAGGGCTTGCTCGCAGCTTTTCAATCGTTAGCTTAAATGCCATTAAAGTACCAACCTTGATACTGGCGGCCGGGGTAGATATAGGAGATCTCCCTCAAGCATTAGAGTCTGGCTATATTGCCGAACATGTACCGCTAAACTCTAGACGCTACAAAGTCTATGAAAAAGCCGCCCATTTCAGCTTCATTCAAGGCTGTAAACCCGGTGCTATAGCCATGCTGAATGAAGAGGTGCCAGGGGATGGTATTATTTGTAAATATGGTATTGGTACATCACGCGACCAGTTACACCAATTGTTCTTCAATGACATCGTTCGCTTTCTAAATTGA
- a CDS encoding helix-turn-helix domain-containing protein — translation MLAIPLPFVAALLLMMTGVLLRCRYPQTSQKPFWFIILCALMVTVVGLRWTFDIALFRFLQPIFGACVPVAAWLCFSGAHRSQSSKHLHWLGPITVLVCSLFYVQLWAGTLDVLLIFLYLGYGSLLLKSSLRVPEQVRLTDVSKVLAAERVAGVMLLFSALVDSALSFDILLLDAQHTNLILSISYLVLIPTIVSAVMVVSMSTPAEEKTMQVPALPAMSQGSPEEVDTSTTLVSSLDDDQTEETTQIMTKFDALMRERQVFKDPDLSLNRLARKLGIPARKISSAVNQTHQQNISKVINAYRIEHAKTLLKQTDEAITEIYLSSGFQTKSNFNREFSRITGQTPSEFRSSLQVLD, via the coding sequence ATGCTTGCCATTCCTTTACCATTTGTCGCTGCGCTGTTGTTAATGATGACAGGTGTGCTGCTTCGATGCCGTTACCCACAAACCAGTCAAAAGCCATTTTGGTTTATCATTCTGTGTGCGTTGATGGTGACGGTAGTGGGCCTGCGATGGACGTTTGATATTGCGTTGTTTCGCTTCTTACAACCCATTTTTGGTGCCTGTGTTCCTGTGGCGGCTTGGTTGTGTTTTTCGGGAGCTCATCGAAGTCAATCCAGTAAACATTTACATTGGCTAGGCCCGATTACTGTTTTAGTTTGCTCACTTTTCTATGTGCAACTCTGGGCGGGAACTCTTGATGTATTGCTGATATTTCTCTATCTCGGATATGGTAGCTTGCTGCTGAAGTCGTCGCTGCGAGTGCCGGAACAAGTGCGGCTGACCGATGTATCGAAAGTGTTGGCAGCTGAACGAGTTGCAGGTGTAATGCTGCTATTTTCGGCTTTGGTTGATAGTGCGCTTTCTTTCGACATCTTGCTGTTGGATGCGCAGCACACCAATCTGATCTTATCGATTAGCTACCTTGTCCTTATTCCAACCATTGTGTCCGCTGTGATGGTGGTCAGTATGAGCACGCCTGCCGAAGAAAAAACCATGCAAGTGCCGGCTTTACCTGCCATGTCACAAGGTTCTCCAGAAGAGGTCGACACATCGACTACACTAGTGAGTAGCTTAGATGACGACCAAACTGAAGAAACTACTCAGATCATGACTAAGTTCGATGCATTAATGAGAGAGCGCCAAGTATTCAAGGATCCTGACCTGTCTCTCAATCGCTTGGCACGAAAGCTAGGCATTCCTGCTCGCAAGATATCGTCTGCGGTTAATCAAACTCACCAACAGAACATTTCGAAGGTGATTAACGCCTATCGGATTGAACACGCTAAGACTCTTCTGAAGCAAACCGATGAAGCGATAACAGAGATCTACCTAAGTTCAGGCTTTCAGACCAAGTCTAACTTCAATAGGGAGTTTTCAAGGATAACTGGGCAAACTCCGAGTGAGTTTCGAAGTTCGCTACAAGTGTTAGATTGA
- a CDS encoding GlxA family transcriptional regulator has translation MAIVTKSVMVEIIDYPGSLQSAVFGVKEFLQLANSLEPSNEQVQFHVEIKPYDDWSKSVDGLIENSKADIILVPPNLDGSYYLEPDEGLLDYLVQSHQRGAILCSACAGVFILAETGLLQGRTVTTHWQAQQQFSEQYTEVDVDVDKILIDDDDIITAGGLMSWMDLALFILTKYTTPTNTRNLGKYLVLDTGLREQRYYQSFVPNYAHGNDKIVFVQRFIQKNHHLPLTLDQLAEEAFMTRRTFIRQFTKATTLTPINYIQHVRVQSACELLESSHKPVEQISYLVGYEDVNSFRKVFMKIIGLTPSRFRSRFLSEE, from the coding sequence ATGGCAATAGTGACAAAATCAGTAATGGTCGAAATCATCGACTATCCAGGCTCTCTGCAAAGTGCCGTGTTTGGAGTGAAAGAGTTTCTTCAATTGGCTAATAGCCTCGAACCTTCCAATGAGCAGGTTCAGTTTCATGTTGAAATTAAGCCTTACGACGATTGGTCTAAATCGGTTGATGGATTAATCGAGAACTCAAAAGCAGACATCATTTTGGTGCCGCCAAACTTAGATGGCAGCTACTATTTAGAGCCGGATGAAGGACTGTTGGATTACCTTGTACAATCTCATCAACGTGGGGCGATACTGTGTTCTGCTTGCGCGGGCGTGTTTATTTTGGCGGAAACGGGGTTGTTGCAGGGACGAACCGTGACAACGCATTGGCAAGCACAACAACAATTCTCGGAGCAATATACTGAGGTCGATGTTGATGTCGACAAAATCTTGATCGATGACGATGACATCATTACCGCTGGTGGTTTGATGTCGTGGATGGATTTGGCTCTGTTTATTCTGACTAAATACACAACGCCGACTAATACACGTAATTTGGGTAAGTATCTGGTGTTGGATACGGGGTTGAGAGAGCAGCGCTACTACCAAAGTTTTGTGCCTAACTACGCTCATGGGAATGACAAGATTGTCTTTGTGCAGCGCTTTATTCAAAAGAATCACCACCTTCCTTTGACGCTTGATCAATTGGCGGAGGAAGCCTTCATGACGCGAAGAACCTTTATCCGACAATTTACCAAAGCGACGACCTTGACTCCGATTAACTATATTCAACACGTGCGTGTTCAAAGCGCGTGCGAGCTACTGGAAAGTTCTCACAAACCCGTAGAACAAATCAGCTACTTAGTTGGGTATGAAGACGTTAACAGCTTCCGAAAAGTCTTTATGAAAATCATTGGTTTAACACCATCAAGGTTTCGATCTAGATTTTTATCAGAGGAATGA
- a CDS encoding cysteine hydrolase family protein, which yields MKNTALLLIDFQNDYFPSYEGAKWALSETEKAAEKGAQLLSAFRHKQLPVVHVRHEFPTNDAPFFLPESDGAQIHSSVAPREGEPVIVKHQINSFRDTELNKVLKEQGVEKLIIVGAMSHMCIDAVTRAATDLGYECHVAHDACTTLDMEFNGVKVPAAHVHAAFMAALSFGYCNVATANELKNLLK from the coding sequence ATGAAGAACACAGCCCTACTACTTATCGACTTTCAAAACGACTACTTCCCTTCATACGAAGGTGCGAAATGGGCACTCTCTGAAACAGAAAAAGCAGCCGAAAAAGGTGCACAGTTATTATCAGCTTTCAGACATAAGCAACTTCCTGTGGTTCATGTACGTCATGAGTTTCCGACGAATGATGCTCCGTTCTTCTTGCCAGAATCAGACGGAGCTCAAATCCACAGCAGCGTGGCTCCGCGAGAAGGTGAGCCTGTCATCGTAAAACATCAAATCAACAGCTTTAGAGATACAGAACTGAACAAAGTGCTAAAAGAGCAAGGCGTTGAAAAACTGATCATCGTTGGCGCAATGAGCCACATGTGTATTGATGCCGTGACTCGTGCAGCAACCGATTTAGGCTATGAATGCCACGTAGCGCATGATGCTTGCACAACCTTAGACATGGAGTTCAATGGCGTTAAGGTTCCAGCAGCGCATGTCCATGCCGCATTCATGGCTGCACTGAGCTTTGGTTATTGCAATGTCGCGACAGCAAACGAGCTTAAGAACCTGCTTAAATAA
- a CDS encoding Na+/H+ antiporter NhaC family protein: MSNSKNSNAVIAPSAVALIPLIVFLALFIGVGTYLSLQGVDFAFYQLPAPIAALPAVMLALLLSKDKLNRAIEQFLSGVGHKDIIAMCMIYLLAGAFAAVAKASGGVDATVNLGLSAIPTSMILPGIFLISAFIATAMGTSMGTIAAVAPVALGIADSAGMSIPLTAGVVLSGAMFGDNLSIISDTTIAATRSQGCEMRDKFKENIRIALPAALIAIVIFAFNSTATQVPETGPIEWLKVLPYITILILAVSGMNVFVVLTIGILLAGGVSLGSLENYGLTDYAQDIYAGFGNMQEIFLLSMLIGGLSELMRRQGGLAFLTNLVSSMIRAFGSSHSKQANGRASELGIAGLVSMVNMCTANNTVAIIVSGSVARQLAEENDVSPRRSASLLDIFSCVIQGVLPYGAQVLLLGSVFNLSPLEIVSNSYYCFALAIVAVVAVFIKHPARQVAQA, translated from the coding sequence ATGTCCAATTCAAAAAATTCTAATGCGGTTATTGCCCCTTCGGCAGTAGCGCTTATCCCTCTGATCGTGTTCCTAGCGCTGTTTATTGGCGTAGGTACCTACTTGTCGTTGCAAGGCGTCGATTTTGCTTTCTATCAGCTTCCAGCTCCGATTGCGGCTCTACCTGCTGTGATGTTGGCGCTGCTGTTGAGCAAAGATAAATTGAACCGTGCTATCGAACAGTTCTTGAGTGGAGTAGGTCACAAAGACATTATCGCAATGTGTATGATCTACCTATTGGCAGGTGCTTTTGCGGCGGTTGCTAAGGCTTCTGGTGGTGTGGATGCGACGGTAAACCTTGGTTTGTCGGCAATCCCAACGAGCATGATCCTACCGGGTATCTTCCTAATTTCTGCTTTCATCGCAACAGCAATGGGTACTTCGATGGGCACCATTGCTGCGGTAGCCCCTGTAGCACTGGGCATTGCTGATTCAGCAGGCATGAGCATTCCACTGACAGCAGGCGTTGTTTTAAGTGGCGCGATGTTTGGTGACAACCTTTCTATCATCTCTGATACCACGATTGCTGCAACGCGCTCGCAAGGCTGTGAGATGAGAGACAAGTTTAAAGAGAACATCCGTATCGCACTTCCTGCTGCACTTATCGCGATTGTTATCTTCGCTTTTAACAGCACTGCGACTCAAGTGCCTGAAACGGGTCCTATTGAGTGGCTTAAAGTATTACCTTACATCACTATCTTGATTCTTGCAGTATCAGGTATGAACGTGTTTGTTGTGCTAACCATCGGTATCTTACTGGCGGGTGGCGTTAGCTTAGGTTCTCTGGAGAACTATGGTTTAACCGATTACGCGCAAGATATCTATGCTGGCTTTGGCAACATGCAGGAAATTTTCTTACTGTCGATGCTGATCGGTGGTTTGAGTGAGCTGATGCGTCGCCAAGGTGGTCTAGCTTTCTTGACTAACCTAGTAAGTAGCATGATTCGTGCATTCGGCTCTTCACATTCTAAGCAAGCGAACGGCCGCGCAAGTGAGTTGGGTATTGCTGGTTTGGTGTCTATGGTGAACATGTGCACGGCAAATAACACAGTAGCGATCATTGTCTCTGGTAGTGTTGCTCGTCAATTAGCAGAAGAGAACGATGTATCTCCACGTCGCTCGGCGAGCTTATTGGATATCTTCTCTTGTGTGATTCAAGGTGTGTTGCCTTATGGTGCACAGGTATTGCTACTAGGTTCTGTATTTAACCTATCGCCGTTAGAGATCGTTTCTAACTCGTACTACTGTTTTGCATTGGCTATCGTGGCTGTCGTCGCTGTGTTTATTAAACACCCTGCACGTCAAGTGGCTCAAGCTTAG
- a CDS encoding 2-keto-4-pentenoate hydratase: MTSVFEHAAKELLSRRTAGTKAPRLIEPYRPTSLDDALAIQESMIEIRTDKVGGWKCLLPLAENKFIVAPIFADNVQQGEICELFADTGSVPGKEVARVEPEIAFVLAKPLPANSNGYSEAQVNDAIGSCHMALELIQSRFADDSGAEFYEVLADCLANQGLFLGPEIEKDKAFSAAKVEVAITQAEKVQAFSGTHPNVLAQNPVYWLIDTMTKRGVSFEAGEAIITGSYCGVVELDFNELTTVAYDGIGEYQVTFKPKH; the protein is encoded by the coding sequence ATGACAAGTGTATTTGAGCATGCGGCTAAAGAGTTATTAAGCCGTCGCACAGCGGGAACTAAAGCGCCAAGATTAATCGAACCATATCGCCCAACCAGTTTAGATGATGCGTTAGCTATTCAAGAATCCATGATTGAAATTCGCACAGATAAAGTGGGGGGCTGGAAATGTCTGTTACCTCTTGCAGAAAACAAATTTATCGTAGCGCCTATTTTCGCTGACAACGTGCAGCAAGGTGAAATTTGTGAATTGTTCGCAGACACAGGTTCAGTGCCAGGTAAAGAGGTAGCCCGAGTAGAGCCAGAAATCGCTTTTGTACTGGCTAAGCCTTTGCCTGCAAACTCAAATGGCTACAGCGAAGCACAAGTCAATGATGCCATTGGATCTTGCCATATGGCACTTGAGTTAATTCAATCTCGCTTTGCTGATGACAGTGGAGCGGAGTTTTACGAGGTTTTAGCCGATTGCTTGGCAAACCAAGGCTTGTTTCTTGGTCCTGAGATAGAGAAAGATAAAGCGTTTTCTGCTGCCAAGGTCGAAGTGGCTATAACTCAAGCTGAAAAAGTACAGGCATTTTCTGGCACCCACCCTAACGTATTAGCTCAAAATCCCGTTTACTGGTTGATCGATACGATGACCAAGCGTGGAGTCAGTTTTGAAGCGGGTGAGGCAATCATTACAGGGTCTTACTGTGGTGTGGTTGAGCTTGACTTCAATGAGCTAACAACCGTTGCTTATGATGGTATCGGAGAGTACCAAGTGACTTTCAAACCAAAGCACTAA
- a CDS encoding helix-turn-helix domain-containing protein, with amino-acid sequence MSKYSRELKCIIAKQYLDGTSSRYLAKQYSIPLRQIRYWAQVFAIHGTDSFLPTKHAASAQTKRKALNLMWTNEWSLTHTSAVLNLSSPGILSVWLKRFNELGIKGLKMGQKGRPSMKQHPQRTTKPDDEMTLEELKEELVYLRTENAVLKKLEELEQEKKVEQRKSDDSSNS; translated from the coding sequence ATGTCCAAATATAGCCGAGAGCTAAAATGTATCATTGCTAAGCAATATTTAGATGGCACGTCATCTCGCTACTTAGCAAAACAATATTCAATCCCTTTAAGACAGATACGGTATTGGGCTCAAGTCTTTGCCATCCATGGTACTGATTCATTTTTACCAACTAAGCATGCTGCTTCTGCTCAGACAAAGCGAAAAGCATTGAATTTAATGTGGACGAATGAATGGTCTCTCACGCACACTAGCGCAGTATTAAACCTCTCATCCCCTGGGATACTCTCTGTCTGGCTCAAAAGATTTAATGAGCTCGGTATCAAAGGGCTCAAAATGGGCCAGAAAGGAAGACCCTCAATGAAACAGCACCCTCAACGTACGACTAAGCCTGATGATGAAATGACACTTGAGGAGCTAAAAGAGGAATTGGTCTACTTGCGAACCGAGAATGCCGTTCTAAAAAAGTTGGAAGAGTTGGAGCAGGAAAAAAAAGTCGAACAAAGAAAAAGCGATGATAGCTCTAACTCTTAA
- a CDS encoding IS3 family transposase, whose amino-acid sequence MIALTLKSKYPLKHLLHTLQLAKSVFYYQAQTSKRPNSYERELRLIKSIYHEQKGRYGYRRIHLELKNQGVMLNHKTVQRLMAQLNLKSTVRIKKYRSYRGESGTVAPNVLERDFSATQPDEKWVTDVTEFKVKEQKVYLSPVVDLFTQEVVAYRVAKNACLPLVTDMLAEAISKLNPNSKPIIHSDQGWQYRHRQYQKKIAESGLTQSMSRKGNCLDNAVAENFFALLKTEMYHNQSFEDADALIEQIKEYIEYYNTKRIKVKLKGLTPIEYRTQALKAA is encoded by the coding sequence ATGATAGCTCTAACTCTTAAAAGCAAGTACCCGTTAAAGCACTTACTGCACACTCTACAGCTAGCAAAAAGTGTCTTTTATTACCAGGCTCAAACGAGCAAGCGCCCAAATAGCTACGAACGTGAGCTGCGGTTGATAAAGTCAATTTATCATGAGCAGAAGGGACGATATGGCTACCGCCGTATTCACTTGGAACTAAAAAATCAGGGGGTCATGCTTAATCACAAAACGGTTCAAAGGCTTATGGCTCAGCTCAACCTTAAATCGACGGTCAGGATTAAAAAGTATCGTTCATATCGAGGAGAGTCTGGAACAGTAGCTCCTAACGTGCTTGAAAGAGATTTTAGTGCGACTCAACCCGATGAAAAATGGGTAACTGATGTCACGGAGTTCAAAGTAAAAGAGCAGAAAGTATACTTGTCTCCCGTTGTCGACTTGTTTACTCAGGAGGTGGTTGCTTATAGAGTGGCCAAAAATGCCTGCTTGCCGCTTGTCACGGATATGCTGGCGGAGGCTATATCAAAACTGAACCCCAACTCAAAGCCAATTATACATAGCGATCAAGGTTGGCAATATCGCCATCGACAGTATCAGAAAAAGATAGCGGAGAGTGGGTTAACGCAAAGCATGTCGAGAAAAGGTAACTGCTTGGATAATGCGGTTGCTGAAAACTTTTTTGCTTTACTCAAAACAGAGATGTATCACAACCAAAGCTTTGAAGATGCAGATGCTCTGATAGAGCAAATTAAAGAATACATCGAGTACTACAATACCAAACGTATAAAAGTGAAACTAAAAGGCCTGACTCCGATAGAATATCGAACTCAGGCCTTGAAAGCCGCTTAA